In Prochlorococcus marinus str. MIT 1214, one DNA window encodes the following:
- a CDS encoding MTH1187 family thiamine-binding protein yields the protein MWVSIDLCLVPIGVGVSLSPYIKECLSIIEENKLEYELGPNGTAIEGEWDKVFECVKSCHEVVHSKGAPRVYTTLKVNTRTDKKQLFKEKVQSIRA from the coding sequence ATGTGGGTTAGCATAGATCTTTGCTTGGTACCAATAGGAGTAGGTGTTTCATTATCTCCATACATAAAGGAATGTTTATCGATTATTGAAGAAAATAAGCTGGAGTATGAACTGGGTCCAAATGGTACTGCAATTGAAGGGGAGTGGGATAAAGTTTTTGAATGCGTAAAGAGTTGCCATGAGGTGGTTCATAGCAAAGGTGCACCACGTGTTTATACAACATTAAAAGTCAATACACGTACAGATAAGAAGCAATTATTTAAAGAGAAAGTGCAAAGTATAAGAGCCTGA
- a CDS encoding alternative oxidase: MKGFNSFVLDFSVSILDRIYEGRPIQRFWVLEVIARAPYFAFLSVLHLQESLGLKTPLSNKLMKAHFYQAINETEHLEEMESRSGNRYWVDRFLARHLVLFYYWVMVFYYLLSPSNAYDINIKIEEHAYETYAKYLTVNPNDQRIREIAQDEINHAKELKEAIALIS, translated from the coding sequence ATGAAAGGTTTTAATTCATTTGTTTTAGATTTTAGTGTAAGTATTCTTGATCGGATCTACGAAGGTAGACCGATTCAACGTTTTTGGGTTCTTGAGGTAATCGCTAGAGCACCTTATTTTGCATTCTTATCAGTTTTGCATTTACAAGAATCGCTTGGCCTAAAGACTCCTTTAAGCAACAAGCTCATGAAGGCTCATTTTTACCAAGCAATCAATGAGACGGAGCATTTAGAAGAGATGGAATCACGAAGCGGCAATAGATATTGGGTTGATCGATTTCTTGCTAGGCATTTAGTGCTCTTCTATTACTGGGTAATGGTTTTTTATTACTTGCTATCTCCATCCAATGCATACGATATCAATATAAAAATTGAAGAGCATGCGTATGAAACTTATGCAAAGTATCTAACCGTTAATCCAAACGATCAGAGGATACGTGAAATTGCTCAAGATGAGATCAATCATGCGAAAGAATTAAAAGAAGCAATCGCTTTGATTAGTTAA
- a CDS encoding high light inducible protein, translating to MFATQVQTQLVENYSSYPEEAEKTNGRWAMIGMIALLGAYITTGQIIPGIF from the coding sequence ATGTTTGCTACCCAAGTACAAACTCAATTAGTTGAAAACTATTCCAGCTATCCCGAAGAAGCGGAAAAGACGAATGGTCGTTGGGCAATGATCGGAATGATTGCTTTACTAGGCGCTTATATCACTACTGGACAAATTATTCCTGGCATTTTTTAA
- a CDS encoding high light inducible protein, with translation MTPEAEKFNGWMAMIGFIAAFGAYATTGQIIPGIF, from the coding sequence GTGACTCCAGAAGCAGAAAAGTTTAATGGTTGGATGGCAATGATCGGCTTTATTGCTGCTTTCGGTGCTTACGCAACAACAGGTCAAATCATTCCAGGTATTTTTTAG
- a CDS encoding ArsR/SmtB family transcription factor has protein sequence MATAINSEVVLENAMARKLLKALSDPLRLKIIESLSGGERCVCDLINEIGLAQSKISFHLKVLKDAGLITDRQTGRWVYYQLNIDSLISLQDWIELLKESSQQPSQACK, from the coding sequence ATGGCCACAGCGATAAATAGCGAAGTAGTTCTTGAAAATGCAATGGCCAGGAAATTGCTAAAAGCTTTATCTGATCCATTGCGATTGAAAATCATTGAGTCTCTTTCAGGAGGAGAGCGATGTGTTTGTGATTTGATTAATGAAATTGGCTTGGCGCAATCGAAAATATCTTTTCATTTAAAAGTTTTAAAAGACGCAGGTTTGATTACCGATAGGCAAACTGGTAGATGGGTTTATTACCAATTGAATATTGACTCATTAATTTCTTTGCAAGATTGGATTGAACTGTTAAAAGAAAGCTCGCAACAACCATCGCAAGCTTGTAAATAA
- a CDS encoding ArsJ-associated glyceraldehyde-3-phosphate dehydrogenase, with product MRIGINGFGRIGRLVLRALWGRENIEITHINDPLGDAKGAAHLVEFDSVHGRWNKAISNDQNNLSIEDQPISFSKESDFIKVPWKVKGIELILECSGKFKTPQTLNPYFDTLGMKRVVVACPVKGEIQGEDALNIVYGINHDLYEPNKHRLVTAASCTTNCLAPVVKVVNQSFGIKHGSITTLHDLTNTQVNVDSFKPDLRRARSGSQSLIPTTTGSAKAIGMIFPELQGKLNGHAVRVPLLNGSLTDAVFELEKEVTQEEVNHVFKEASQGELKGILGYEEKPLVSIDYVNDSRSSIIDALSTMVVNKTQLKVYIWYDNEWGYSCRMADLVSHVINLEKGKK from the coding sequence ATGCGAATCGGTATTAATGGTTTCGGTCGAATAGGAAGACTTGTTCTAAGAGCGCTCTGGGGTAGGGAAAATATCGAGATTACACATATCAACGATCCATTGGGTGATGCAAAGGGAGCTGCGCATTTAGTTGAATTTGATTCAGTGCATGGTCGTTGGAACAAAGCGATAAGCAACGACCAAAACAACCTGAGTATTGAAGATCAACCAATATCTTTTTCAAAGGAAAGCGATTTTATAAAAGTCCCATGGAAGGTAAAAGGAATAGAACTAATTCTCGAATGTTCAGGAAAATTCAAAACCCCTCAAACATTAAATCCATATTTCGATACTCTTGGAATGAAAAGAGTTGTCGTTGCATGTCCTGTTAAAGGTGAAATACAGGGAGAGGATGCTCTAAATATCGTCTACGGTATTAATCATGATTTATATGAGCCCAATAAACATCGCTTAGTAACAGCAGCATCCTGCACAACTAATTGCTTAGCTCCAGTCGTTAAGGTCGTTAATCAAAGCTTTGGTATTAAGCATGGAAGCATCACTACACTCCATGACCTAACAAATACTCAGGTAAACGTTGATTCATTTAAGCCAGACTTAAGAAGAGCCAGAAGCGGATCACAAAGCTTAATTCCAACAACGACAGGATCAGCAAAAGCGATAGGGATGATATTCCCTGAATTACAAGGAAAATTAAATGGTCATGCAGTTCGAGTTCCTCTCCTCAATGGATCTTTAACTGATGCTGTATTTGAATTAGAGAAAGAGGTCACGCAAGAAGAAGTCAATCATGTGTTCAAAGAAGCCTCTCAAGGAGAGCTAAAAGGAATACTTGGTTACGAAGAAAAGCCACTTGTATCAATCGATTATGTCAATGACTCGAGAAGTTCAATCATTGATGCTCTCTCAACCATGGTGGTCAATAAAACTCAACTGAAAGTCTATATTTGGTATGACAATGAATGGGGTTATAGCTGTCGAATGGCAGATCTCGTTTCCCATGTCATAAATCTCGAAAAAGGCAAAAAATAA
- the arsJ gene encoding organoarsenical effux MFS transporter ArsJ has product MRLTALQQYGIVTTNYWAFTLTDGALRMLVIFHFHSLGYTTLEIAFLFLFYEFFGVITNLYGGWIGARYGLRLTLWGGTLLQIGALLMLIPVSSGWSKLLSVIYVMVAQAISGIAKDLNKMSAKSAIKTVVPDSSEDNGGNNQLFKWVAILTGSKNALKGVGFFLGGLLLTSFGFNKAVELMAIGLGLSFLMTLILPGDIGKMKSKPIFKDLFSKSQVINVLSFARFFLFGARDVWFVVALPVFLETYLNWNFSEIGAFLGLWVIGYGFIQAFAPSLRNLWGNKTSPGVSSVQFWSAALTAIPALIAIALWRQSNPEIAITAGLILFGFIFAMNSSIHSYMVLAYTDKENVSLNVGFYYMANAAGRLTGTLLSGVLFMIGANASIGMQLCLWCSSLFVFISLLTSLRLPPISNTKAIKNS; this is encoded by the coding sequence ATGCGATTAACGGCATTGCAACAATATGGAATAGTAACGACCAACTATTGGGCATTCACACTGACAGATGGTGCTCTAAGGATGCTAGTGATTTTTCACTTTCATAGCCTTGGATATACAACCTTAGAAATTGCATTCTTATTCCTTTTTTATGAGTTCTTTGGCGTCATCACTAATCTTTACGGAGGTTGGATAGGAGCTAGATATGGATTACGTCTAACACTATGGGGCGGGACTCTTTTACAAATCGGCGCCTTATTGATGTTGATACCAGTTTCGAGTGGTTGGTCGAAACTTTTGAGTGTCATTTATGTCATGGTTGCTCAAGCAATTAGTGGTATAGCAAAAGATCTCAATAAGATGAGTGCTAAAAGTGCCATCAAAACTGTCGTTCCAGACTCCTCAGAAGACAATGGTGGAAATAATCAATTATTTAAATGGGTAGCTATCTTAACTGGATCAAAAAATGCACTCAAAGGAGTTGGCTTCTTTCTTGGTGGATTGTTGCTGACCAGTTTCGGTTTTAATAAAGCAGTTGAATTAATGGCTATCGGTTTAGGTCTGTCATTTCTAATGACATTAATTTTGCCTGGAGATATTGGAAAGATGAAAAGCAAACCCATCTTTAAAGACTTATTTTCTAAATCTCAAGTGATCAATGTCCTCTCTTTTGCACGCTTTTTTCTCTTTGGAGCAAGAGATGTATGGTTCGTCGTAGCACTTCCTGTTTTTCTTGAAACGTATCTAAATTGGAATTTTTCTGAGATTGGAGCTTTTCTAGGATTGTGGGTTATTGGTTATGGTTTTATTCAAGCGTTTGCGCCGTCTCTAAGAAATTTATGGGGAAATAAAACAAGCCCAGGAGTTTCTTCTGTTCAATTCTGGAGCGCTGCCTTAACTGCAATACCAGCGCTAATAGCAATAGCACTATGGCGACAAAGCAATCCAGAAATAGCAATTACAGCTGGATTGATATTATTTGGGTTCATTTTTGCAATGAACTCATCAATACATTCATATATGGTTCTTGCTTATACGGACAAGGAAAACGTGAGTCTAAACGTCGGCTTCTATTACATGGCAAATGCGGCAGGGAGACTGACTGGTACTCTCCTATCAGGAGTTTTATTCATGATAGGAGCTAATGCCTCTATAGGAATGCAACTATGTTTATGGTGTTCAAGCCTATTTGTATTTATCTCATTGTTGACTAGTTTACGACTACCTCCGATATCAAATACAAAAGCTATAAAAAATTCCTAA
- the pstS gene encoding phosphate ABC transporter substrate-binding protein PstS — protein sequence MSLAKKSLVLSSLIILGSGGSAFAGARLSGAGASFPAKIYTRWFSDLAKERGPRVNYQAVGSGSGRKAFIDETVNFGASDDPMKATDIAKVTRGLVQIPMVGGTIAFGYNYDCDLKLTQEQAVRVAMGKITNWKEVGCTEGKLTWAHRSDGSGTTKAFTNSMQAFSKTWTLGTGKSVAWPAGVGGKGNAGVAGVIRNTPGAIGYVNQSYIRGEIKAAALQNLSGEFLQPTTEAGAIALNGIQLDENLAGNNPNPKAKGAYPIATLTWILAYETGNGRNTDAIRDSLNYLLSDKAQAKAPSLGFVPLKGDILSKSRAAVKRIGK from the coding sequence ATGAGCTTAGCTAAGAAGAGTCTTGTCCTCTCCTCTTTAATTATTCTTGGCTCAGGTGGAAGTGCCTTTGCGGGTGCTCGACTCAGCGGAGCTGGAGCTTCTTTTCCCGCTAAGATCTACACTCGATGGTTCTCTGACTTAGCTAAAGAGCGTGGACCTCGTGTTAACTATCAAGCTGTTGGTTCAGGTTCTGGCCGTAAAGCTTTCATTGATGAAACCGTTAATTTCGGTGCGTCTGATGATCCGATGAAAGCAACAGATATTGCAAAAGTTACGCGGGGATTAGTTCAAATCCCAATGGTTGGTGGCACTATTGCTTTTGGTTATAACTACGATTGCGATCTTAAACTTACTCAAGAGCAAGCTGTTCGTGTTGCTATGGGTAAAATTACAAACTGGAAAGAGGTTGGTTGCACTGAAGGAAAACTAACTTGGGCACATCGTTCTGATGGCTCCGGTACTACGAAGGCTTTTACAAATTCCATGCAGGCTTTCTCTAAGACATGGACTCTAGGAACAGGTAAATCTGTCGCCTGGCCTGCTGGTGTTGGTGGTAAAGGTAATGCTGGTGTTGCTGGCGTTATTCGTAACACTCCTGGTGCAATTGGTTATGTAAACCAGTCATATATTAGAGGTGAAATCAAAGCAGCCGCTCTCCAAAATTTATCAGGAGAATTTTTACAGCCAACTACTGAGGCTGGTGCGATTGCTCTTAATGGAATACAACTAGATGAAAATTTAGCCGGTAATAACCCTAACCCTAAGGCCAAGGGTGCATACCCAATCGCAACCCTTACATGGATTCTTGCTTACGAAACTGGTAATGGTAGAAACACTGATGCCATTAGAGATTCACTTAACTACCTACTAAGTGATAAAGCCCAGGCTAAGGCTCCTTCTCTTGGCTTTGTTCCTCTAAAAGGTGATATTCTTTCCAAGTCTCGCGCTGCTGTAAAGCGTATTGGTAAGTGA
- a CDS encoding TIGR02450 family Trp-rich protein, with the protein MRWPPNAAWTSAVKREGYRHFEVKSYGGKKDERWVELFPVNNNEILIKVPWSELKTYSKWTSGWLQLPKDEDCDGN; encoded by the coding sequence ATGAGATGGCCACCGAATGCAGCTTGGACCTCAGCCGTAAAAAGAGAAGGTTATCGACATTTTGAAGTTAAAAGCTATGGAGGCAAAAAAGATGAACGGTGGGTAGAACTATTTCCGGTTAACAACAACGAAATTCTTATAAAAGTTCCATGGTCGGAATTAAAAACATACTCAAAGTGGACGAGTGGATGGCTTCAGTTGCCAAAAGATGAAGATTGCGATGGCAACTAA
- a CDS encoding DUP family protein, whose product MAAIKKDSEPLDNLSSQEIEDIVRSNEILDQENEKLIKEEEIEAQRFSKTKSTKRLLRRLRRSPLEVINRSLFFVFIGSFIFSFVSVYSINKLWFVFYVISAFSCVLYTPNRQALKELIAAWPNIEDLLKKRSLWK is encoded by the coding sequence ATGGCAGCAATAAAAAAAGACTCAGAGCCTCTAGATAACTTATCCAGTCAAGAGATAGAGGATATTGTCAGATCAAATGAAATCTTAGATCAAGAAAATGAAAAACTAATCAAAGAAGAAGAAATAGAGGCACAAAGATTCTCAAAGACAAAATCTACAAAAAGATTGCTTAGACGATTAAGAAGATCTCCACTTGAAGTAATAAATCGATCACTCTTTTTTGTATTCATTGGTAGTTTTATCTTCTCCTTTGTCTCTGTGTACTCAATCAACAAGTTGTGGTTTGTCTTTTATGTCATCAGTGCCTTCTCATGTGTGTTATACACTCCAAATAGACAAGCCCTCAAGGAATTAATTGCAGCATGGCCAAATATCGAAGATCTTTTAAAAAAAAGAAGTCTATGGAAATAA
- a CDS encoding DUF1330 domain-containing protein has product MDKKGAKGYWISTAKVINQELFNEYVEKVVPWLKENGGEVFAKDTDPIGKEKTEDSNLAVICEFPSMRIALEAYESSEYQELSKLRTAATVNSTFTIMEGMDEATKLRRAMGM; this is encoded by the coding sequence ATGGATAAGAAAGGAGCCAAAGGGTACTGGATCTCAACTGCAAAGGTTATTAATCAAGAATTATTTAATGAATATGTTGAAAAAGTTGTGCCATGGCTCAAAGAAAATGGTGGGGAGGTATTTGCGAAAGATACAGACCCAATAGGAAAAGAAAAAACTGAAGATTCAAACCTAGCTGTCATTTGTGAATTCCCATCAATGCGAATAGCATTAGAAGCTTATGAATCCAGTGAATATCAAGAGCTATCAAAGCTCCGTACAGCCGCGACAGTTAATTCTACTTTCACAATCATGGAGGGAATGGACGAGGCGACAAAACTTAGAAGAGCAATGGGAATGTAG
- a CDS encoding LOG family protein, whose amino-acid sequence MSTQNRSDDLGLVRKNLELIISSNNYQLAHEDRELLNSDEMRGVRMLLEINKPEKILEEQNILSTIIVFGGASLTDKSSIDHRLALAMNSLTKDPSSSNLHREVTRLKNLQSISHYYDSAREFAKIVSRQNQKEHCNSHVIVTGGGPGIMEAANRGAFDADCKSIGLNISLPNEQHPNSYITPGLCFKFNYFALRKFHFVMRSVAAVFFPGGFGTFDELFELLTLRQTGMKTQIPIILFGRDYWSKVINFQFLSDHGLISDDHMNLFQYADSASEAWDIIKQ is encoded by the coding sequence ATGAGTACTCAAAATAGAAGTGACGATCTAGGACTAGTCAGGAAAAACCTTGAATTAATTATTAGTTCGAACAATTACCAATTAGCCCATGAAGATAGAGAGTTACTCAATAGTGATGAAATGAGAGGAGTGCGAATGCTTCTAGAAATTAATAAACCAGAAAAAATCCTAGAAGAACAAAATATTTTATCAACAATCATCGTCTTTGGAGGAGCAAGCCTTACCGATAAAAGCTCTATAGATCACAGACTTGCACTAGCGATGAACTCACTCACCAAAGATCCGAGCTCATCTAATTTACATAGAGAAGTAACACGCCTAAAGAATTTACAATCGATATCTCATTACTACGATTCAGCCAGAGAATTCGCAAAGATTGTCTCCAGACAAAACCAAAAAGAACACTGCAATTCACATGTAATTGTCACTGGTGGTGGTCCTGGGATCATGGAGGCTGCGAATCGAGGTGCTTTTGACGCCGACTGTAAATCCATAGGATTAAATATAAGTCTCCCAAATGAACAACATCCCAATTCATATATCACGCCTGGGCTTTGCTTTAAATTTAATTATTTCGCCTTACGAAAATTTCATTTTGTAATGAGATCAGTTGCAGCAGTGTTTTTCCCAGGAGGATTTGGAACATTTGATGAACTATTTGAATTACTTACTCTACGTCAAACAGGAATGAAAACACAAATTCCAATTATTCTATTTGGTCGAGATTATTGGTCGAAAGTTATCAACTTTCAATTCCTTTCAGACCACGGACTTATCTCAGATGATCACATGAATCTCTTTCAATACGCCGATAGTGCTTCAGAAGCATGGGACATTATCAAACAATAA
- a CDS encoding MAPEG family protein — protein MEIAFAWSLCLSAVVVLLSIGPLTYGRVKAGYSAENMSAPRALFDELPDFGKRAVWCHQNCWESIALHAPACLLCLIAGVVSPVAVIAAWVHPFVRFIYIGAYVGDIPPARGLCWASGLLCSTLLYKEGLTALLSS, from the coding sequence ATGGAAATAGCGTTTGCTTGGAGCCTTTGTCTGTCTGCCGTTGTTGTTTTGCTTTCAATTGGGCCACTAACTTATGGCCGAGTCAAAGCTGGATATTCGGCCGAGAATATGAGTGCTCCAAGAGCTTTATTTGATGAGCTCCCCGATTTTGGCAAAAGAGCTGTTTGGTGTCATCAAAATTGCTGGGAGAGCATAGCTCTTCACGCGCCTGCGTGTTTACTATGTCTGATTGCCGGTGTTGTCTCTCCTGTAGCAGTGATAGCTGCGTGGGTTCACCCATTCGTGAGGTTTATTTATATCGGTGCTTATGTTGGTGATATTCCTCCTGCTAGAGGACTTTGTTGGGCATCGGGCCTTTTATGTTCAACTCTTTTGTATAAAGAGGGCTTAACTGCTTTGCTTTCTTCTTAA